The following coding sequences lie in one Deltaproteobacteria bacterium genomic window:
- a CDS encoding DUF3467 domain-containing protein — protein MEKEGLASGAAGQLEGRYANYFKVGHNAFEFVLDFGQLYPESTEAQVHTRIITSPIYAKTLFETLRESIEQYEKNFEPIKNHQGNSSDGWL, from the coding sequence ATGGAAAAGGAGGGTCTGGCCTCCGGTGCTGCCGGTCAGCTGGAAGGGCGATACGCCAACTACTTCAAGGTCGGTCACAACGCGTTTGAGTTCGTCCTCGACTTCGGGCAGCTCTATCCCGAAAGCACCGAGGCGCAGGTTCACACCAGGATCATCACCAGCCCGATCTATGCAAAAACCCTTTTTGAGACGCTCCGGGAGTCTATAGAACAGTACGAAAAGAACTTTGAACCCATCAAGAACCACCAGGGAAACTCCTCTGATGGATGGCTATGA